In the Pseudanabaena sp. PCC 7367 genome, one interval contains:
- a CDS encoding DNA-methyltransferase, translating into MSQNSAKKTQENLCYPKDFLNQIICGNAVSVMKHLPDSSIDLMVTSPPYNLKNSTGNGMKDGRGGKWSSAALLNGYSHHNDCMPHDQYVSWQREVLSEAMRVLSDNGAFFYNHKWRVQGGLLQDRNDIVSGFPVRQIIIWKRSGGINFNPGYFLPTYEVIYLIAKKKFKLAPKANAFGDVWEFSQETKNSHPAPFPVALVTRIISSTTAQIILDPFIGSGTTAVAAKNLGRDYIGIDISPDYCDSARERLALMGISDSSIDLSKGSNFDDGQISLF; encoded by the coding sequence GTGTCTCAGAATAGCGCAAAAAAAACTCAGGAAAATCTTTGCTATCCAAAAGATTTTTTGAATCAGATAATTTGTGGAAATGCTGTATCTGTAATGAAGCATTTGCCTGATAGTTCTATTGACTTAATGGTTACGTCGCCACCATATAATTTAAAAAACTCTACAGGCAATGGGATGAAGGATGGCAGAGGAGGTAAATGGTCGTCTGCTGCGCTCTTAAATGGTTATTCTCACCACAACGATTGTATGCCCCATGATCAATATGTTAGCTGGCAAAGAGAAGTTCTTTCAGAAGCCATGAGAGTTTTATCTGATAATGGAGCCTTTTTCTATAATCATAAGTGGAGAGTTCAGGGTGGGCTCTTACAAGACCGCAATGATATAGTTTCTGGGTTTCCAGTAAGACAAATTATTATATGGAAAAGGTCAGGTGGAATTAACTTTAATCCTGGTTATTTCTTGCCTACTTATGAGGTTATATATTTAATTGCTAAGAAAAAATTCAAACTAGCCCCTAAAGCAAATGCTTTCGGAGATGTGTGGGAGTTCTCTCAAGAGACAAAAAATAGCCACCCTGCCCCATTCCCTGTTGCATTGGTTACTAGGATTATTTCCTCTACAACAGCTCAGATTATTCTAGACCCATTTATTGGTTCTGGTACTACTGCAGTTGCAGCTAAAAATTTAGGTAGAGACTATATTGGGATTGATATATCTCCTGATTACTGTGATTCTGCAAGAGAGAGATTGGCACTCATGGGTATATCTGATTCATCCATAGATTTAAGTAAAGGCTCAAATTTTGATGATGGACAGATTTCTCTCTTTTGA
- a CDS encoding carboxypeptidase-like regulatory domain-containing protein, which yields MQRQKINLPIAFILIWLGLSLIIFQPGKAIAHALNIQYESTSAIMINVDDGGVALTDAQVNVFAPNDQTEPWLQGKTDSKGDFLFIPDAMIPGDWQVQVRQVGHAGEVIIPIASIANAPEPVVDPAKDSNSDLEESPKVTQDPVNANDAEVETSPAIAIDPVATETSNVATTSGGTATYSPMQKGVMIASVLWGCVGTALFFWRRK from the coding sequence ATGCAGCGCCAGAAAATAAACCTACCGATCGCTTTTATCCTGATCTGGTTGGGTTTAAGCTTAATTATCTTTCAACCCGGCAAGGCGATCGCCCATGCCCTGAATATTCAATATGAATCCACCAGCGCGATCATGATCAACGTTGATGATGGTGGGGTGGCGTTGACTGATGCCCAGGTAAATGTGTTTGCGCCAAATGATCAAACCGAACCCTGGCTGCAAGGTAAAACCGATTCAAAGGGTGATTTTTTATTTATTCCCGATGCCATGATCCCTGGCGATTGGCAAGTGCAAGTGCGACAAGTAGGACATGCGGGGGAAGTAATCATCCCGATTGCTAGTATTGCAAATGCTCCTGAGCCAGTTGTTGATCCAGCTAAAGATAGTAATTCAGATCTTGAAGAATCGCCTAAAGTTACACAGGATCCAGTTAATGCAAACGATGCAGAGGTAGAGACTAGTCCAGCGATCGCCATTGATCCAGTTGCCACTGAAACCAGTAATGTTGCTACTACCTCCGGTGGAACCGCCACCTACTCGCCCATGCAAAAAGGAGTGATGATCGCCTCGGTGCTGTGGGGTTGCGTCGGCACAGCCTTATTTTTCTGGCGGAGGAAATAA